The following proteins come from a genomic window of Salvia hispanica cultivar TCC Black 2014 chromosome 4, UniMelb_Shisp_WGS_1.0, whole genome shotgun sequence:
- the LOC125219235 gene encoding jasmonate-induced oxygenase 2-like, producing the protein MSTELAWPEPVTRVQQLSDSGIRVIPDRYVKNPEDQPGAAASDGPNIPVIDMEGLSSGDAEVRRRTAALINEACREWGFFQVTNHGVSPELMERCREAWREFFQLPLAEKQRYANSPATYEGYGSRLGVEKGVPLDWNDYFFLYFLPIGIKDENKWPTLPVGIRELAAEYSREVVELCGKLMKILSRNLGLKEDYLLEAFGGEEELGACMRVNYYPKCPQPDRTLGLSSHSDPGGMTLLYSDENVFGLQVRRGDTWITVKPQPNTFIVNLGDQLQILSNDNYKSVEHRVIVNSAKERVSLAYFYNPKGDKVIKPAEELVSPEQPLRCSPTTYNDYRLYVRKKGLHGKTQLESL; encoded by the exons ATGAGCACGGAACTCGCTTGGCCCGAACCCGTTACCCGGGTCCAGCAATTGTCAGACAGCGGGATCCGGGTCATACCCGACCGCTACGTGAAGAATCCCGAGGACCAGCCGGGTGCAGCGGCCAGTGATGGCCCCAACATTCCGGTCATCGACATGGAGGGGCTGAGCTCCGGCGACGCCGAGGTGCGGCGGCGGACGGCGGCGCTGATCAACGAGGCGTGCCGCGAGTGGGGATTCTTCCAGGTGACGAACCACGGCGTCAGCCCCGAGCTCATGGAGCGCTGCCGCGAGGCCTGGCGCGAATTCTTTCAGCTGCCGCTGGCGGAGAAGCAGAGGTATGCTAACTCGCCGGCGACGTACGAGGGCTATGGCAGCCGGCTTGGCGTCGAGAAGGGGGTTCCTCTGGACTGGAACGACTACTTCTTCCTCTATTTTCTTCCCATTGGGATCAAAGACGAGAACAAATGGCCAACTTTACCTGTTGGGATCAG ggAATTGGCGGCGGAGTACAGTAGAGAAGTGGTGGAATTGTGTGGAAAATTGATGAAGATTTTGTCGAGAAATCTTGGTCTTAAAGAGGACTACCTTTTAGAAGCATTTGGAGGAGAGGAGGAGTTAGGTGCATGCATGCGTGTTAACTATTACCCAAAATGCCCCCAACCGGACCGCACCCTTGGCCTGTCTTCCCACTCCGACCCTGGCGGTATGACTCTTCTTTATTCCGATGAAAATGTCTTCGGCCTCCAAGTCCGACGTGGTGACACCTGGATCACCGTTAAGCCCCAACCTAACACCTTCATCGTCAACTTAGGCGACCAACTCCAG aTATTGAGTAATGACAATTATAAAAGCGTGGAGCACCGTGTGATCGTGAATTCAGCCAAGGAGAGGGTATCGCTGGCATACTTCTACAATCCCAAGGGTGATAAGGTCATTAAGCCGGCCGAAGAGCTTGTCTCGCCAGAGCAGCCGCTGCGCTGCTCGCCCACAACTTATAACGACTACCGCCTCTACGTTAGGAAGAAGGGTCTTCACGGCAAGACTCAACTTGAATCACTTTAA
- the LOC125219005 gene encoding jasmonate-induced oxygenase 2-like gives MMSTVQAWPEPVIRVQHLSDSGIRVIPDRYVKKPVDQPGAVAAAASEGADIPVIDMEGLSSGDAGVTAALIDQACREWGFFQVANHGVSPGLMARCREAWREFFQLPLAEKQRYANSPATYEGYGSRLGVEKGISLDWSDYFFLHFLPIGLRDENKWPTLPVSCRELAAEYSREVVELCGKLMKILSRNLGLKEDYLLEAFGGEEELGACMRVNYYPKCPQPDRTLGLSSHSDPGGMTLLYSDENVSGLQVRRGDTWITVKPQPNTFIVNLGDQLQILSNANYKSVEHRVIVNSAKERVSLAFFYNPKGDKVIKPAEELVSPGQPQRYSPTTYNDYRLYIRMKGPCGKSQVESL, from the exons ATGATGAGCACGGTGCAGGCTTGGCCCGAACCCGTGATCCGGGTCCAGCATTTGTCGGACAGCGGGATCCGGGTCATACCCGACCGCTACGTCAAGAAGCCCGTAGACCAGCCGGGCGCCGTGGCGGCCGCGGCCAGCGAGGGCGCCGACATTCCGGTCATCGACATGGAGGGGCTGAGCTCCGGCGACGCCGGGGTGACGGCGGCGCTGATCGACCAGGCGTGCCGCGAGTGGGGATTCTTTCAGGTGGCGAACCACGGCGTCAGCCCCGGCCTCATGGCGCGCTGCCGCGAGGCGTGGCGTGAGTTCTTTCAGCTGCCGCTGGCGGAGAAGCAGAGGTATGCTAATTCGCCAGCGACGTACGAGGGCTATGGCAGCCGGCTCGGTGTCGAGAAGGGGATATCTCTGGACTGGAGCGATTACTTCTTCCTCCATTTTCTTCCTATTGGGCTCAGAGACGAGAACAAATGGCCAACTTTACCCGTTTCATGCAg ggAATTGGCGGCGGAGTACAGTAGAGAAGTGGTGGAATTGTGTGGAAAATTGATGAAGATTTTGTCGAGAAATCTTGGTCTTAAAGAGGACTACCTTTTAGAAGCATTTGGAGGAGAGGAGGAGTTAGGTGCATGCATGCGTGTTAACTATTACCCAAAATGCCCCCAACCGGACCGCACCCTTGGCCTGTCTTCCCACTCCGACCCTGGCGGTATGACTCTTCTTTATTCCGATGAAAATGTCTCCGGCCTCCAAGTCCGACGTGGCGACACTTGGATCACCGTTAAGCCCCAACCTAACACCTTCATCGTCAACTTAGGCGACCAACTCCAG aTATTGAGTAATGCAAATTATAAAAGCGTGGAGCACCGTGTGATCGTGAATTCAGCCAAGGAGAGGGTATCTTTGGCATTCTTCTACAATCCCAAGGGTGATAAGGTCATTAAGCCGGCCGAGGAGCTGGTCTCACCGGGGCAGCCGCAGCGCTACTCGCCCACCACTTATAACGACTACCGCCTCTACATTAGGATGAAGGGTCCATGCGGCAAGTCTCAAGTCGAATCACTTTAA